One genomic segment of Abyssisolibacter fermentans includes these proteins:
- a CDS encoding ArsR/SmtB family transcription factor produces the protein MKVTIKHNMAIELITALFRCAKNDVVLNKLSEFGYKLDETIKAIIEDFNNNMSIFIKNDLNLLVRDNTIGLLCLIYYISTRNIKNVDEFFTFLKQLDSKEFLKDCFNEYDLSENGYDLTLESDEKDIYNAIVNTNGEEEAKFFIQFLKHPEIVKSKLETLIYIFYNDHFKAYEKQIEEFMRNKIKEHKEKYENNSLKYLETTCFSSMKILPQDKPIIMYICYLVEFTTSIILKNDKTIIIYGYGYEQRFDESIMREKSKELFKVLSDDKRLEILKLLNKKQWFSNELAKHFKLTPATMSYHMNKLLDAGLVFFEFGEQNKLYYKINKERIKEMFQIALNEILDE, from the coding sequence ATGAAGGTAACAATAAAACACAACATGGCTATAGAACTAATAACAGCACTGTTCAGGTGTGCTAAAAATGATGTAGTCTTAAATAAATTAAGCGAATTCGGTTATAAATTAGATGAAACTATTAAAGCCATAATCGAAGATTTTAACAATAATATGTCTATATTTATCAAGAACGATTTGAATCTATTAGTTAGAGATAACACTATAGGATTATTATGTTTAATTTATTATATTTCAACACGAAACATAAAAAATGTTGATGAATTTTTCACTTTTTTAAAACAGCTTGATTCTAAAGAATTTTTAAAAGATTGCTTCAATGAATATGATTTATCTGAAAATGGCTATGATTTAACACTAGAATCAGATGAAAAAGATATTTATAACGCAATAGTAAATACTAATGGAGAAGAAGAAGCAAAATTTTTCATACAATTTTTAAAGCACCCTGAAATAGTAAAATCAAAACTAGAAACTTTAATATATATTTTCTACAATGATCATTTTAAAGCCTATGAAAAACAAATTGAAGAGTTTATGAGAAATAAAATAAAAGAACACAAAGAAAAATACGAAAATAATTCTTTAAAATATCTTGAAACAACTTGTTTTTCTTCTATGAAAATATTGCCTCAAGATAAACCAATTATTATGTATATATGTTATCTTGTAGAATTTACAACATCAATCATATTAAAAAATGATAAAACTATTATCATATATGGTTATGGTTATGAACAAAGATTTGATGAAAGTATTATGCGTGAAAAAAGTAAAGAACTTTTTAAGGTACTAAGTGATGATAAAAGGTTAGAAATATTAAAGCTGTTAAATAAAAAACAATGGTTTTCTAATGAACTAGCTAAACATTTTAAACTTACTCCAGCAACCATGTCATACCATATGAACAAACTATTAGATGCAGGACTTGTATTTTTCGAGTTCGGTGAACAAAATAAGTTATATTATAAAATAAATAAAGAAAGAATTAAGGAAATGTTTCAAATTGCATTAAATGAAATACTAGATGAATAA
- a CDS encoding MFS transporter: MSYQFNTNEKTTANDKKNILLFLSGKFISLLGTNIYAFAIGLYVLKLTGSAMNFSINFILNMVPRILLGPVAGVISDKFDKKKLVVYSDILSGILLILLYSISINKGLSLTYIYITTALLTSLNTIFSISFDASIPNLVKDENLVKINSYRTSITSITNILGPILGGLIFGIFNINLFILLNGISFILSAISEYFIDFNAYKVDNKKEEKDSSIEKNSIIDDLKEGFNYIKQKKILFTLIMFTPIINFLFIALSICLPFILVNDLLLSSKLVGIVEGAFAIGMLIMSLVFSIIPEVKRKGLVIGIGTILIGIATFLIGVPISGLMTVNSLLFYAIYYCSVAIIIGAIIVFINLPIDLTVQRETPAEYRGRVYGTLGTISSIITPLACIVYGFLLDTVPSHLIVFISGALLAIIGLIISANKTLHKI; encoded by the coding sequence ATGAGTTATCAATTTAATACAAATGAGAAAACAACAGCTAATGACAAAAAAAACATTTTACTATTTTTATCAGGTAAATTTATTTCATTATTAGGAACTAATATTTATGCTTTTGCAATTGGTTTATATGTACTAAAGCTAACTGGCTCTGCTATGAATTTTTCTATAAACTTTATCTTAAATATGGTTCCTAGAATATTATTAGGACCCGTTGCCGGTGTCATATCAGACAAATTTGATAAAAAAAAGCTTGTTGTATATTCTGATATATTGAGTGGGATTCTTTTAATTTTGCTATATAGTATTTCCATTAATAAAGGTTTGAGTTTAACCTATATATATATTACTACAGCTTTGTTAACTTCTCTAAATACTATATTCAGTATATCATTCGATGCATCTATACCAAATTTAGTAAAAGACGAAAATCTTGTAAAAATAAATTCTTATAGAACATCTATTACCTCAATTACAAATATCCTTGGACCTATTTTGGGTGGACTTATATTTGGTATTTTTAACATCAATCTGTTTATACTATTGAATGGAATATCGTTTATTTTATCTGCTATTTCAGAATATTTTATTGATTTTAATGCTTATAAGGTAGATAATAAAAAAGAAGAAAAAGATTCTTCAATCGAAAAAAATAGTATTATAGATGATTTAAAAGAAGGTTTTAATTATATTAAACAAAAAAAGATATTATTTACACTAATTATGTTTACTCCAATAATAAATTTTCTATTTATAGCATTGAGTATATGTTTACCATTCATTCTAGTAAATGATTTGCTGCTATCTTCTAAACTTGTTGGAATAGTCGAAGGAGCATTTGCTATAGGTATGCTTATTATGTCATTAGTTTTTTCAATTATACCAGAAGTAAAAAGAAAAGGTTTAGTTATTGGTATAGGAACTATATTAATTGGAATAGCTACATTTCTTATAGGTGTACCTATATCAGGATTGATGACAGTAAATAGTTTACTGTTCTACGCAATATACTATTGTTCAGTAGCAATAATCATTGGAGCAATTATTGTCTTTATTAATCTACCTATTGATTTAACAGTGCAACGAGAAACTCCTGCTGAATATAGAGGTAGGGTTTACGGTACCTTAGGTACGATATCAAGTATAATTACACCTCTTGCATGTATAGTATATGGTTTTCTATTAGATACGGTACCTAGTCATTTGATAGTATTTATATCAGGTGCATTACTTGCAATTATTGGTTTGATTATATCAGCAAATAAGACTTTACATAAAATATAA
- a CDS encoding MFS transporter: MTNEIKLKNKTVDNKNMFLFLTGKFVSLFGTNIYAFAIGLHLLKLTGSGMSFSLNFALNIIPRILLGPLAGVISDRFDKKKLVVITDMLSGLLLVMLFILSQVNSLNIVSIYITTTLLTSLNTIFGIAFTSSLPNLVNDKNLVKINSYNTSINSFTNIFGPIVGGLVYGLFSIKFIILINGLSFILSSISEYMIDFDAYKSQDNSIQSPSEYKASMLSEIKEGLNYIRQKKAFFTLYLTFPIINFLFNSSSITLPYITVHQLMLPSKVVGIIQGSCACGMLIMSLVFSYLPEIKRIGLIIGFSTMSIGILISLTGLPVSGLFDVKSLMFYSIYFCTIKLIIGLLLVLINLPLSLTLQRETPENYRGRVFGTLETISSIITPLGCIIFGLLLDIIPSYLIVAVSGGLTIIIGTIIACNKTLHKI, translated from the coding sequence ATGACAAATGAAATTAAACTGAAAAACAAAACTGTTGACAATAAAAATATGTTTCTATTTTTAACAGGTAAATTCGTTTCTTTATTCGGCACTAATATTTATGCCTTTGCAATTGGTTTACATTTATTAAAATTAACCGGTTCTGGAATGAGTTTTTCTTTGAACTTTGCACTAAATATTATTCCACGAATACTTTTAGGACCACTAGCAGGAGTTATATCTGATAGATTTGATAAAAAGAAACTTGTAGTAATTACTGATATGTTGAGTGGACTTCTATTGGTTATGCTTTTCATTTTATCTCAGGTAAATAGCTTAAATATTGTATCTATTTATATTACTACTACTTTATTAACTTCACTTAATACTATATTTGGTATAGCATTTACTTCATCACTGCCTAATTTAGTCAATGATAAAAATCTTGTTAAAATTAATTCTTATAATACATCAATCAACTCCTTCACAAATATTTTTGGTCCTATCGTAGGTGGACTAGTATATGGACTATTTAGCATAAAATTTATAATATTAATTAATGGATTATCGTTTATATTATCATCAATTTCAGAATATATGATTGATTTTGATGCCTATAAATCTCAGGATAATTCTATACAATCTCCTTCTGAATATAAAGCTTCGATGTTATCTGAAATTAAAGAAGGACTAAATTATATTAGGCAAAAAAAAGCTTTCTTCACCTTATATTTGACTTTCCCAATTATTAATTTTTTATTTAATTCTTCAAGTATAACTTTACCTTATATAACAGTACATCAATTGATGTTACCTTCTAAAGTAGTTGGGATAATACAAGGATCTTGTGCATGTGGTATGTTAATAATGTCTTTAGTGTTTTCATACTTGCCAGAAATAAAAAGAATAGGTTTAATTATAGGCTTTAGCACTATGTCAATTGGAATATTAATATCTCTTACAGGCTTACCTGTATCAGGATTATTTGATGTAAAAAGCTTAATGTTTTATTCCATATATTTTTGCACTATTAAATTGATCATCGGATTATTACTAGTATTAATTAATCTGCCTTTAAGCTTAACTTTACAACGAGAAACTCCTGAAAATTATAGAGGAAGAGTATTTGGAACATTAGAAACAATTTCAAGTATAATAACTCCTCTAGGATGTATAATATTTGGTCTTCTATTAGATATCATTCCTAGTTATTTAATCGTAGCTGTATCAGGTGGACTAACTATTATTATAGGAACAATAATAGCTTGTAATAAAACGCTACATAAAATATAA
- the iorA gene encoding indolepyruvate ferredoxin oxidoreductase subunit alpha → MKKLMTGNEAIARGVYEAGITFAAAYPGTPSTEILENVALYKDDIVAEWAPNEKVAFESALGASIAGARTFASMKQVGVNVAADPMFSFSYTGVNGGFVMVSADEPGIHSSQTEQDNRYYAKFAKLAMLEPSDSGEAKEMVKEAVKISEEFDTIALIRMTTRVCHSKSIVELNERCNVPLKNYTKNINKYATMPAISMKLRVKVEDRMKKLEKFSNETPLNYIEWNDKKIGVISSGVAYQYAKEVFGDTVSYLKLGFTYPLPMDKIKSFADEVDTLYVIEELEPFIEEQIKANGIDCIGKDKIPNVGELNPHIIRKNILDKENDSLDTDANKLIPRPPTLCAGCPHRGVFYELGKRKNIMVTGDIGCYGLGALPPLSSVDTIICMGASVSAGHGAAKVYRNNNSDKKVVSVIGDSTFFHSGMTGLLDVAYNQSNTVTIILDNRITGMTGHQDHPGTGITAQGQETLEADIEVIVKALGIRNVKTINPLRLNEMKEALDWALDLNEPSVIITRWPCALKRRTEKEKNEFGSRFDICKVNESICIGCKKCLSTGCPALSFNLEDKKAVINENMCLGCEICSQVCPVNAIDTIK, encoded by the coding sequence ATGAAAAAACTTATGACAGGAAATGAAGCTATAGCCAGAGGAGTTTATGAAGCTGGAATAACTTTTGCTGCTGCTTACCCTGGTACACCTAGTACAGAAATCCTTGAAAATGTTGCATTATATAAGGATGATATAGTTGCTGAATGGGCTCCAAATGAAAAGGTAGCATTTGAATCTGCTTTAGGAGCTTCTATTGCTGGCGCGAGAACGTTTGCCAGTATGAAACAGGTTGGTGTAAATGTTGCTGCTGATCCAATGTTTTCATTTTCATACACAGGTGTTAATGGTGGATTTGTAATGGTTTCTGCTGATGAACCGGGTATACATTCATCACAAACAGAGCAGGATAACAGATACTATGCTAAATTTGCTAAACTTGCTATGCTCGAGCCAAGTGATAGTGGGGAAGCTAAAGAAATGGTAAAAGAAGCGGTTAAAATAAGTGAAGAATTCGATACTATAGCTTTAATTAGAATGACTACAAGGGTATGTCACAGTAAAAGTATAGTAGAGCTTAATGAAAGATGTAATGTACCATTAAAAAACTACACAAAAAATATTAACAAATATGCTACAATGCCTGCTATATCTATGAAGTTGAGAGTAAAAGTTGAAGATAGAATGAAGAAACTAGAAAAGTTTTCAAATGAAACTCCTTTAAACTATATTGAGTGGAATGATAAAAAAATTGGTGTTATTTCATCAGGAGTTGCTTATCAATATGCTAAAGAAGTTTTTGGTGATACTGTTTCATATTTAAAGCTTGGCTTTACATATCCATTACCAATGGATAAAATAAAAAGCTTTGCTGATGAAGTGGATACTTTATATGTTATAGAAGAATTAGAACCTTTTATTGAAGAACAAATAAAAGCTAATGGAATTGATTGTATAGGTAAAGACAAAATACCAAATGTGGGAGAACTCAATCCTCATATCATAAGAAAAAATATCTTAGACAAGGAAAACGATTCCTTGGATACAGATGCTAACAAATTGATACCAAGACCACCAACATTATGTGCAGGTTGTCCTCATAGGGGAGTTTTTTACGAACTAGGTAAAAGGAAAAATATCATGGTAACCGGAGATATCGGTTGTTATGGCTTAGGTGCACTACCTCCACTTAGTTCGGTAGACACAATCATATGTATGGGTGCAAGTGTAAGTGCAGGTCATGGCGCAGCAAAGGTATATAGAAATAATAATAGTGATAAAAAAGTAGTTTCTGTTATTGGAGACTCGACATTTTTCCATTCAGGGATGACAGGTTTATTAGATGTAGCATATAATCAAAGTAATACTGTAACAATAATACTAGACAACAGAATTACAGGTATGACAGGTCATCAAGATCACCCGGGTACAGGAATCACTGCTCAAGGACAAGAGACATTAGAGGCTGATATAGAAGTGATAGTTAAAGCTTTAGGAATCAGAAATGTCAAAACTATAAATCCTTTAAGACTAAATGAAATGAAAGAAGCACTTGATTGGGCTCTAGATTTAAATGAGCCATCAGTGATAATTACCAGATGGCCATGTGCACTTAAAAGAAGAACTGAAAAAGAAAAAAATGAGTTTGGAAGTAGATTTGATATATGCAAAGTAAATGAAAGTATTTGTATTGGATGTAAAAAATGTTTAAGTACAGGATGTCCAGCACTTTCATTTAATTTAGAAGATAAAAAAGCTGTTATAAATGAAAATATGTGCCTTGGTTGTGAAATTTGTTCGCAGGTATGTCCTGTAAATGCAATTGATACTATTAAGTAA
- a CDS encoding indolepyruvate oxidoreductase subunit beta, producing the protein MDTKSILLVGVGGQGTILASKILTTGLMNADYDVKMSEIHGMSQRGGSVSTQVRYGKKVYSPIIGLGEADILVSFEEMECYRYLRYLKKDGNVILNDYQMPSAPILSGKAEYPEGLKEEIVKKVDNSLVIDAAKIAKEIGNIKTMNIVLLGALIKSMKLDFIDWEDVIRNNVKEKFIDINIKALKRGMEVV; encoded by the coding sequence GTGGATACTAAAAGTATATTGTTAGTTGGAGTAGGTGGTCAAGGAACAATATTGGCCAGTAAAATATTGACTACAGGTCTTATGAATGCAGATTATGATGTAAAAATGTCTGAAATACACGGTATGTCTCAAAGAGGGGGAAGTGTAAGCACTCAAGTTAGATATGGTAAAAAAGTATATTCTCCTATAATTGGACTGGGTGAAGCTGATATACTTGTATCATTTGAAGAAATGGAATGTTATAGATATTTACGATATCTCAAAAAAGATGGAAATGTTATATTAAATGATTATCAAATGCCATCAGCACCGATACTTAGTGGTAAAGCTGAGTACCCTGAAGGGCTAAAAGAAGAAATAGTTAAAAAAGTTGATAATTCATTGGTGATTGATGCAGCAAAAATTGCTAAAGAAATAGGAAATATTAAAACCATGAATATAGTATTATTAGGAGCTTTAATAAAATCAATGAAATTAGATTTCATTGATTGGGAAGATGTTATAAGAAATAACGTTAAAGAAAAATTTATTGATATTAATATAAAAGCTTTGAAAAGAGGTATGGAAGTAGTCTAG
- the buk gene encoding butyrate kinase: protein MKDYTILAINPGSTSTKIAIYINEKEVFVNNIVHSSEELEQFETISCQYEFRKNAIIDLLNNEGYKLSDLSAIVARGGLLPPVKSGAYIINEAMVERLKNRPIAEHASNLAAIISYDIANQLDIPAYIYDSIAVDELEDVARISGMKDIERESLTHMLNMRAAAIKCANDKGKEYKDLNIITVHLGGGISLAIHSKGKVIDVITDDEGPFSPERAGRVPCRKLIDLCYSGKYTKREMKKKLRGKGGLISYLSTNSALEVEKKIANGDENAKLVYSAMAYQIAKGIGELATVVEGEVDFIIITGGIAHSKFMTSQISNRVKFIAPVIIVPGENELQSLTLGALRVLRGVEQPHIYTEREI from the coding sequence GTGAAGGATTATACAATTTTAGCCATAAACCCTGGATCAACATCTACCAAAATAGCTATATATATAAATGAAAAAGAAGTCTTTGTTAATAACATTGTTCATTCGAGCGAAGAACTTGAACAGTTTGAGACGATTAGCTGTCAATATGAATTTAGGAAAAATGCTATTATAGATTTGCTAAATAATGAAGGCTATAAATTATCAGATTTATCAGCAATTGTTGCAAGAGGAGGTCTTTTGCCTCCTGTAAAATCAGGTGCATACATCATTAATGAAGCCATGGTTGAAAGATTAAAAAACAGACCAATAGCTGAACATGCATCAAATCTTGCTGCAATAATTAGCTATGATATAGCTAATCAATTAGATATTCCAGCATATATATATGATTCAATAGCTGTTGATGAATTAGAAGATGTAGCAAGAATATCAGGAATGAAAGATATAGAGAGAGAAAGCTTAACGCATATGTTAAACATGAGAGCAGCAGCTATTAAATGTGCTAATGATAAAGGTAAAGAATACAAAGATCTAAATATTATTACAGTACATTTAGGAGGAGGAATATCATTAGCTATCCATAGTAAAGGTAAAGTTATAGATGTCATAACGGATGATGAAGGACCTTTTTCTCCTGAAAGAGCAGGCAGAGTACCTTGTAGAAAACTAATAGATTTGTGCTACAGTGGTAAGTATACGAAAAGAGAAATGAAGAAGAAATTAAGAGGTAAAGGTGGCTTGATTTCGTACTTATCTACTAATAGTGCTCTTGAAGTTGAAAAGAAGATAGCAAATGGTGATGAAAATGCAAAATTAGTATATAGTGCTATGGCATATCAAATTGCAAAAGGTATTGGAGAATTGGCTACTGTTGTAGAAGGAGAAGTTGATTTTATCATAATAACTGGAGGTATAGCTCATTCAAAGTTTATGACTAGCCAGATAAGTAATAGAGTCAAATTTATAGCTCCTGTAATAATTGTACCAGGTGAAAATGAACTACAATCTTTGACTTTAGGTGCTTTGAGAGTATTGAGAGGGGTAGAGCAGCCACACATATATACAGAAAGGGAGATTTAA
- a CDS encoding GntR family transcriptional regulator has product MSDEIIVKMSLSDQIYSLLKKQIINGQLKQGERINIEAIAKKYNVSRTPIREALNRLQQEGFVENIHNVGPSVVKFESEDIVELIYVNRILFSGVIELLFKNCNMKLLLAELKKCLDQQILAHENNDFESFLNYSVEFHRILIKNCGNKRIKQLTLQTQTQLDIGVLNYVKIEENKEKGINDHKKIYEALENNDMKGAIEIMEKHNVDAEEFYNKA; this is encoded by the coding sequence ATGAGTGATGAAATTATAGTAAAAATGTCACTATCAGATCAAATATATTCTTTACTAAAAAAACAGATAATTAATGGACAGCTTAAGCAAGGTGAAAGAATAAATATAGAAGCAATTGCAAAAAAATATAATGTAAGTAGGACTCCTATACGTGAAGCATTAAACAGATTGCAACAGGAAGGGTTTGTAGAAAATATACATAATGTAGGCCCGAGTGTTGTAAAATTTGAATCAGAAGATATAGTAGAACTAATATATGTCAATAGAATTTTGTTTTCAGGAGTTATTGAATTGCTTTTTAAAAACTGTAACATGAAATTATTATTAGCAGAATTAAAAAAGTGTCTAGACCAACAAATATTAGCTCATGAAAATAACGATTTTGAGAGTTTTCTAAATTATTCAGTTGAATTTCATAGAATACTAATTAAAAATTGTGGTAATAAAAGAATAAAACAGCTTACTTTGCAAACTCAAACACAGTTAGATATAGGTGTGCTAAACTATGTTAAAATTGAAGAAAACAAGGAAAAAGGCATTAATGATCACAAAAAAATATATGAAGCTTTAGAGAATAATGATATGAAAGGCGCTATCGAGATAATGGAGAAGCATAATGTAGATGCTGAGGAATTCTATAACAAAGCGTAA
- a CDS encoding helix-turn-helix domain-containing protein: MHKKHSTIDRLQVILEASKLLNSTQDINYILNFLLKKSMEIIKNGDTGVIFLYSKDQGILKPKLYIGFHESIKYIRLLPGESMTGLAFKQQETVFLNKIDTIKETMSTMREQNKIIVDKSLRIKSNELKSSICCPLMYRKECIGVIVIDNFDGQSTFTQDDVDFLEAISAQAAVAIINAQNYRREIENNKKLEKYNKLLEDEKNRYQYSTNLHNKFSKMVLNGCSIEDILSDLASMIKRDVFVIDLFYNITSSNLNYFIDIDVIQKQEININKHLNDHNKTRWFDETKDLYYLFYPIIVNLDTLGWICVVSKDYSLPEIDNITIEKGTTIIALEHLKLNELNDLEQTLKGDFLDGLLKNQDKDYLKKCSQKYNFDFNDKCQLIILEILKDSSFLSSENCEKIFIRYMKYYYKTIAIKTKHFFSNSIVLIKDQKIIIIFKTDESSNRKNIELFLDELKNNNSIFLDRYEKINFKAGISNIINNLNEFKQSFYNTIQALNMAINSKKNVSYLFYEDLEIKKFLLKNDSAELKDFVDRNLGALINYPKISKNEFIKTLEVYLRSNGNWTYTKDYLHIHGNTLSYRLNKIMNILNIDLNNYKQRLKLQIAFEILDLL, from the coding sequence TTGCATAAAAAACACAGCACTATTGACAGGTTACAAGTTATATTGGAAGCTAGCAAATTATTGAACTCAACACAAGATATAAACTACATTCTGAACTTTCTATTGAAAAAATCTATGGAAATAATTAAAAATGGAGACACAGGGGTTATATTTCTTTATAGCAAAGATCAGGGTATTTTAAAGCCAAAACTTTACATTGGCTTTCATGAAAGTATAAAATATATCAGATTATTGCCCGGTGAATCAATGACAGGATTAGCATTTAAACAACAAGAAACTGTTTTCCTCAACAAAATAGATACCATAAAAGAAACTATGTCAACTATGAGAGAACAAAATAAAATAATAGTTGACAAATCACTTAGAATTAAATCAAATGAATTAAAAAGCTCTATATGTTGTCCTTTAATGTATAGAAAGGAATGTATTGGTGTTATTGTAATAGATAATTTTGATGGACAATCAACGTTTACACAAGATGATGTAGATTTTTTAGAAGCTATTTCAGCTCAGGCGGCAGTTGCTATTATAAATGCTCAAAATTATAGACGAGAAATTGAAAACAACAAAAAATTAGAGAAATATAACAAATTATTGGAGGATGAAAAAAACAGATATCAATACTCAACAAATCTTCACAATAAATTTTCTAAGATGGTTTTAAACGGATGTTCTATTGAAGATATATTATCTGATTTAGCATCAATGATAAAAAGAGATGTCTTTGTTATTGATTTGTTTTATAACATAACTAGCTCAAATCTAAATTATTTTATAGATATAGATGTTATTCAAAAACAAGAAATTAATATTAATAAGCATTTAAATGACCACAACAAAACTCGTTGGTTTGATGAAACTAAAGACCTTTACTATTTATTCTACCCAATAATAGTGAACCTTGATACATTAGGATGGATTTGTGTAGTTTCGAAGGATTATTCTTTACCTGAAATAGATAATATCACCATTGAAAAAGGTACAACTATAATAGCATTAGAGCATTTAAAGCTTAATGAACTTAATGATTTAGAACAAACTCTTAAAGGAGATTTTTTAGATGGTCTATTAAAAAATCAAGACAAAGATTACTTGAAAAAATGCTCACAAAAATATAATTTTGATTTCAATGATAAATGCCAATTAATTATACTAGAAATATTAAAAGATAGTTCTTTTTTAAGCAGTGAAAATTGCGAAAAAATTTTTATTAGATATATGAAATATTACTATAAAACTATTGCAATAAAAACAAAACATTTTTTCTCTAATTCTATTGTTCTAATTAAAGATCAAAAAATTATAATAATATTTAAAACTGATGAATCAAGTAATAGGAAAAACATAGAATTGTTTTTAGATGAATTAAAAAATAATAATTCAATATTTTTAGATAGATATGAAAAAATAAACTTTAAAGCAGGAATTAGCAATATAATTAATAATCTAAACGAATTCAAACAGTCCTTTTATAATACTATTCAAGCTTTAAATATGGCTATAAATTCTAAGAAAAATGTCAGTTATTTATTTTATGAAGATTTAGAAATAAAAAAATTCTTGCTAAAAAATGATTCAGCAGAACTCAAAGACTTTGTAGATAGAAACTTAGGGGCATTAATTAATTATCCTAAAATATCAAAAAATGAATTTATAAAAACTCTTGAGGTATATTTGAGAAGTAATGGTAATTGGACTTATACAAAAGATTATCTTCATATACACGGTAATACTCTAAGCTACAGATTAAATAAAATAATGAATATTTTAAATATAGATCTAAATAATTATAAACAAAGATTAAAGCTACAAATAGCTTTTGAAATTCTTGATTTATTATGA
- a CDS encoding NAD(P)/FAD-dependent oxidoreductase, with protein MYIYNITIFKDGDNMYDVIVIGGGPAGLFTAINTSIKNNRVLLLEKKASAGRKLLISGAGQCNITHEGDIKDFLEHYGDNNRFLKNALYNFNSERLKSFFNKRGIHFITDENGKVFPQSLKAMDILNVLLNECKFRNVVMKYNSRITNITKEDECFVVNCENKTYKSKIIIIATGGNSYPNTGSTGDGYGFGEKLGHTITDISPALTSVYVQNYLFKDLAGVSFTDIPVSLWRNNKKLKNWKGDLLLTHKNISGPAIINYSRYIRKNDVLKFNFVKADNEEDFRVQLKNSINKNGHLIVKTIIKKFDLPKRFLDKILDISNISSELKCAELNKKLRNNLMNNLLSYPMIVQKLEGFNLAMATAGGVCLKEVNSKTMESKIVEGLYFVGEVLDIDGDTGGYNIQAAFSMGKLAADHIVSKLD; from the coding sequence ATGTATATATACAATATAACGATATTTAAAGATGGTGATAATATGTATGATGTAATAGTTATTGGTGGAGGACCGGCTGGATTATTTACAGCAATTAATACAAGTATTAAAAATAATAGAGTATTATTACTTGAAAAAAAAGCTTCAGCTGGTAGAAAATTATTAATATCAGGAGCTGGTCAATGTAATATAACTCATGAAGGTGATATAAAGGATTTTTTAGAGCATTATGGCGATAACAATAGATTCTTAAAAAATGCTTTATATAATTTTAACAGTGAGAGACTAAAAAGTTTTTTTAATAAAAGAGGAATACACTTTATAACTGATGAAAATGGTAAAGTGTTTCCACAAAGTTTAAAAGCAATGGATATCTTAAATGTATTATTAAATGAATGTAAATTTAGAAATGTAGTTATGAAATATAATTCAAGGATAACTAATATAACTAAAGAAGATGAGTGTTTTGTTGTGAATTGTGAGAATAAAACATATAAATCTAAAATAATAATAATAGCAACAGGTGGAAACTCATATCCAAATACGGGATCAACGGGAGATGGGTATGGTTTTGGAGAAAAATTAGGACATACGATAACAGATATATCTCCTGCTTTGACCAGCGTATATGTACAGAATTATCTTTTTAAAGATTTAGCAGGTGTTTCTTTTACAGACATACCCGTGTCGCTATGGAGGAATAATAAAAAGCTTAAAAACTGGAAGGGAGATTTATTGCTAACACATAAAAATATATCTGGTCCAGCAATAATAAATTATTCTAGGTATATTAGAAAAAATGATGTATTAAAATTTAATTTTGTAAAAGCTGACAATGAAGAAGATTTCAGAGTCCAATTAAAGAACAGTATAAATAAAAATGGACATCTTATTGTTAAAACAATTATCAAAAAATTTGATTTACCTAAGAGGTTTTTAGATAAAATTTTAGATATATCAAATATTAGTAGTGAATTAAAATGTGCTGAGTTAAATAAAAAATTAAGAAATAATCTAATGAACAATCTTCTATCATATCCGATGATTGTACAAAAACTTGAAGGTTTTAACTTAGCAATGGCAACAGCTGGAGGAGTATGTTTAAAAGAAGTGAATTCAAAAACAATGGAATCTAAGATAGTAGAAGGATTATATTTTGTGGGTGAAGTATTAGATATAGATGGAGATACAGGAGGCTATAATATTCAGGCTGCTTTTTCAATGGGTAAATTGGCAGCTGATCATATAGTTTCAAAACTTGATTAG